tccatgcaaaattaggttaaaaaaaataatccatgcaaaattaggttaaaagcgcgcgcgaaaatcactaaatcggcTTTTTAAGGTCCTAAAACGTTTTTCTCTCAACGAattcaacaatttattcatttaatGAAAAATTAATCTTAGTGAATCCATGTTAATAACAATTAAAACCATTGGAACCACTAAGCTATTTTACAAAATTAATGACGAACATTACTTCAATTTAATTCTCAAGTAATTATCATTGAGAATTTAATACGAATTTTCACAGCTTCATTAATATTGCACCAGAAAAATCTGTTATCATGTAATATTCTTGCAAGATCAAGATATAGTCAAGCAATAATATAGAATTAGTATATTATCAATCAAATTGATGAATTATTCGACAAACATAACGTTGGAAATGAAATTTAGGATCGAGAAACCATTTACACCCATGCTTATGGTAAAGGTTAGTCTTAAAGCccttgagtttttttttttcaattagatCACTGGTTAAAAAGGCATCAGAATGATGACATAGCTTACACGTTAGCATGAGTTAActcggttttgttttgttttgttttcataaaaataacggACATGTGACTCCTAGGTGACGCATATCTGGATGTCACTTATCGGTTCGGTCTGAGATCTGAGTTGACTCATACTAACATATCACTCATGTCATTATTTTTATGTcttttaatcactgaaatcgtAAGAGTGACTTGAttgaaacaaattgaaattAAGTGACTATTTTGAGACAatcatgtaagttcagtgactaATAGTGCATCACAATTGAATTGTAGTTGGATGAAACAATTACCGACTTAAAACTAATTGAAACCATCGTGACTGAAATTTATTCTAGTATTAAATTAATGGTGATTAAAGCAACTTAAAGTTTACTTTGTTTATAATAAAGTAACagtatataaatttaatttaaacattaaatattagtacttcttaatttttcaactaataaatattaagaaaaagaaatttggagAATGCAGGGACTGATAAAGAttttgttgaaataataaatatataatggcttaatacataaataactcCTGAACTTGGTCAAATATTGCAATTGCCCCCTTCAaccttcaattgtaacaacttaccctttaaatttgtccaattgtaaaacataccctaaattgctgacatggactgcaattgaagaaacacataaaatacaaaagctgcaacaTTCGTGGAGTGGGATGATccgatctttggcgtgatacgaatctaGGGAAACATTTTTACGGTTGCTCCAAATAGGAGTGAAAGGAAATATAAATACCGTTTTCTTACAATATAAATACGGGATAATACGGTGAAAGGAAATTGCCACCTCTGCTCCAAAATATCCCGTTTACAACCCTACTCTAGTCTCAGCTTTTGATTGCTTGTTTATGGCGGAAACTGGCGGAGCTTCCATGGTGGAAACCGAAGGAAGGTGTGATTcagaaaatgaaattaatagaatcaaatcGGGCGAAGAAAATGAAGACCGCATTAGTGCCTTACCGGATGTCCTGATTCACCGCATCCTCTCCCTTCTGCCGACAACCGATTCAGTGAAGACTATGGTTTTATCCAAATCGTGGAAGTATCGATGGACTCGTGTATCAGTTCTCAAATTCGTCTATAACACGTGTATTTATAATGGTATGTCTATCGATCAATTTTCCAATTTCATCGATAAAACCCTAAATCTCCATGATGATTGCTCCAATATCGACAAATTCGTCATCAAAATGACAAGTTACTCTGAAAGAATTCCTAACAAGGATCGGTGGATACGTTTTGCTGTGAAAAAGCATGTAAAGGAACTCATTGTGTTTCTCACTATCAACTCCCCGTATCCCTTGCCAGAATTTCTTTTCAACAATTCTTCATTAGTTAAATTGAAGTTACTTTATTGTGATCTTATGCCGATTGGAAATGTAAATTGGGGATCTGTCAAGATTTTGCGTTTATATGATTGTGCACTGCAAAAGGGAGGGATTGAGAATGTTTTATCCGGTACTCCTATGCTTGAATACTTGGAATTACACCGCTGCAATTTGTTTGATGCTGTTGTTATTGCTTCTAAAAGTGTGAAAATTCTTCTTTTGGATTCATTTAATTCTAATAACATTGAAATCTCATGTCCCAATGTTGAGAGATTGAGAATTTCAGGTCTAATAGGGCTTACATCTCCTAAATTAATGAATTTGCGGTCTTCAGTTTATGTTACTTTTGATTTTTTCTACGATTACGACCGAAACGACTACAATGTACAACACTGCATAAATTTGGTTAGTCAGACTATTATGCAGGTTCATCATGTTGAGAAGCTAGATATTGGGCCTTACTTGATGAATGTAAGTTTTTGAGcaaatattttaatgtttaatatTAGAAATTCAGTCTCAATGAAAGTTGTTTTAAGTTTAATTTCCTtttaatagataaataatagcattttaaatttgaattattcattagcattttttttactttgaaggTTCTATCATTGTATTCTAAAGATTGCATAGAAGGTTTGCCAGATTGTCTGACTCAGCGAATCCTCTCCTTTATACCGTCAACAAAAGAGGCCTTTAAGCCTAATTTTTATTATAGGTGGGAGTGTAAATGGACCGACGTCTCTATCCTAAATTTCATTTCAAACGGTACGTTTGTCTGATAATTCATCAATTTGATTGACAATATACTAATTCTCTATGATTGCTTGACTGCAGAGAAACTTGTTATCGACTCCAAAGATATCCCTTTGTGTAAGCTGTATTCTAGATTGTCATTGTGGATTCGTTTCGGTGCCAAAAAACATGTAAAGGAGCTCATTTTAGACTGTGATGGTTTTAATTTGGAATCATGGGACAAGTACGAATTGTGGTCTTCTTTTTTCAACAATCCTTCATTAGTTAAGCTGAAGATGTGTGCTTGTGAGTTTATGCCGAACGTGAAAGTAAATTGGGAATCTCTTAAGAGTTTGCAGTTAGATCATTCTGAGTTGGGTAATCAAGCGATTGAGCATGTATTATCTGGTAGTCCTTTGCTTGAATGCTTAGAATTATGTTATTGTGGCTTTCAAGGGGCGCTTGTTGTTGCTTCTGAGCATTTGAAAACAATTCTTCTAAGGGAATTTGGCAAGAACTGTCCTCTCCTAGAAATTTTATGTCTGAATCTGGAGAGCTTGAAAATAAGGGGAAACGTGGGTTCTACATCTCTTAAATTGACGAACTTGCCTTCTTCACTTCATGCTAATTTGGATTTGTATGTCTTAGAATCAGATGATATCAGTCTTGATGACTCTGCGGATTTAGTTGAGGAGATCAGGAAGCACATTCTCCATGTTGAGGAGCTAGAAATCGAGTTGAATAGGTTGAAGATAACTGTTTGAGAATTATTTTATTACATCTTTGCATTCGCCAGGATCAGAAATCCACCTGATTTCTTAATATAACTATCTAGAGCTAATATTAGAATTTAATCTCATTTCTTAATCCACCTGAAGTTGTTTAGTGGATGCTTAGCTGCAAATGTATGAATGATTCAATCTGATACTATTTTGgtgcaaatgaatgaatgattCAATGTGTTGAACTAATTTGGTGCAAGACTTGATTTCTTGCTTTTACTTTGGTTACAGTTTTTAAGATAGTAAATCTCTTGCTTCTTTCTTTAATGATTGTGAGTTTATGTTCCTTAGAAAATCGGCTaactgtaaatgagccgaaccgctcatgagcggctcaatGTTCGGTTCGGTAAAAGCTCGAttgatttataaacgagccaagcttgagcacACCAAAACTTGGCTCAAAAGAGCGCGAGCAGCTTCCGTTATCTATTAcaatttctgaatttttttattactattttttttccaATCTTAGATTACACAAATCTGGTTCCGATTTTTTTTTCTCAGAGGTTGAAATATTGTAGAATGTTACCGTATTAATACTGATATGAGATCGGCAGCAGCGACCCGATACCTGCATTAATCTTCTTTCATCAAATTCATTATTTTAATCTCACCTACATGCCATTGATACAGCGTCAGTTTATGGCATTTCATATAATGCTTACGGGTTCTATTTTAGCTGATGTGGTTCATGTTTGGTGTATGTAATAAAATACTATAAGTTATAGAATGTGATAACTTTTGGGTGAAGATTGTTAGGCCCGTCTAATTGATTTGTAATGTAGAGCTGGAAATTTCTCAGAAGCAAAGTCTATTTCTCGTGGTTCAAGTTGCTGAACAACTTTTCGAGCTAAATCAACAGCATGACGGAACCTATAAACAGTTGTCAAACATGTATGCTGCAGCAGGTGGATGATGTGGCAAAAGCGCGAAAGTTAATGAAGGATCGAGGGGTGAAGAAGGAGCCTGGTTGTATTGTAGCTGTAGATTTATGGCTTTTCGAATGAGGTTATGGAGTTCATTCTTGATTCAATTTGCATCCAATGATGATTTTCCAGGTTTGCGAGACGCTCAATGTAAAAATTTAGGAAGCTGTTTGAAATCTTCTTACTGAATCCTTATGTGACAGATTTACTACCAATGAGGGACGGCATTCCTGAAAACGTTACCTCCTAAAAATGTTCTGTGTTCCCAATTCGTTGCTTCCTGAAAACGTTTAaggtttatttcttttctcaCATTCTTTAACCCTCCCTTCTCTCATTGGTGATTCTCTTTCTTTAATGGctctttatttcttttaattgttttcttttctattaGAATTAGGTTTGGACGAAGGATTCTGCTGTGAGCTTTCTTTTCAAAGGTAATCTTCTTTCTAATGTTCATTGTCATTATGCAGTATACTTTTAGAAGTCTGATCTTATTCTCTCTTTTTTTCCTAATTGCAAAATGAAAATACATTTATTCTTTCGCTCACTATTTCATGTTGAATTCTGTTTTTTTATGTTAAATTTTGAAACATGCTAAATTTTGGGATTAATTCTGTAAACTTTATGATTTTAGCTACTCATTTACAGTGGATCTGTTCTGTTTATCTGAATTATGGATTGACAGGAATTGTTTATCTGTCTTATACTATTCCCAGAAGATGAGTTGTTAGTGTTTAATTGTATCATAAGCATTTCATGCCAAGCGTTTCACCGTTTCCGGCAGATGTGGGAAATGGAAATTCTTACCACACGTTTCTGGACACGTTCCGTAATTATACAAAATATGAAATACGTCTCTCCGTTTTTAAACGGGTTCCTTTGCCTATTTCGATTAAGATTAGGGAAATTGGAACTTTCTATTTGACTGATAATTTCTTCATTGTATCCTTCAATTTAAAGAAGGTCTAATGCTCTTCGatcccccttaacttgtccaaattggtcattttacccctccaactcatcgaatgtcctatttagcCCCTTAACTCatggtttttgggaaagtatcaatttgggttccacgtacaaaatagcaccaatataagttTAACCTTTAaaaaaggtatcaatttaggcctcaataacggattgtaagggacgagaaataccacttttatggagttaaggggtcAATAAGACATTCTATGAGTTAgggggtaaatggacaagttgatggggtgagaaataccacttttatggagttaagggggtaaatagaacattcgatgagttggaggggtaaaatgaccaatttggacaagttaaaggaGCTGGGAAGCATTAAGCCTTTAAAGAACTTATCTATATTTCATTCTTTGTTCTTGTGGTTTATTATCATGTTTTTATATTGGTTTTGTTTTTGTCTGGTCATAAGCAAGGgtgtttttttggtttattctttaactagtaaaagagtatatatatattttttctacgTCTCCTGTTCCTCAGGCCCGCGCCTTACGTTGCTCCTTGAGCCTAGGTTCCAAGACCTCTTAGCGACTTATTGCACCTTGCGCCTTTAAGAACTATGCTCAAAATCTTTTGCAGCTTTTGGTTTACTCATTTCGGTAAGGATTTATTTTTATCTACTTCTTGAGCTTTTTTATGATTCAAGTTTCAGTTTCAATTAAATTTGCCTATTTTTTCCCCAAGTTTTATACCTTTTTGCATTTCAAGAATCATCAACAACAAAAGAATATATTGTTCTAATAATTCAAATGATTCTTATTCCTCTATCGATActgttttttttgcatttttagttccattttttttatctgttgAGTGTCTTTGAATGAGCCAATTTCAAATTTACAGAGCTCAgcttcatattttttttcttcagaaGGACAAGAAGTTTAAGGACGGAGAAGTGCAGTATATGCGAACACGCCAGTTGTTGCTGAAACCTGTAGAGCATGAATACCCTGATACTCAAACTGCATGATTCTTCCGATGATAAAGGAATTCGGACATTCTGGGAAATCATTCAAGTAAGTACTCATGTTAACCCTTTctatcaattattatttttttttttttttacttttttgaaCTAATTAATTTTACCCTTTGACCTGATTAATTTTACTCATTgacctaattaaattaattattctctttgacctaattaattttacttattcacctaattaattaaacGTTGACATGCAATAGCTAATAAACTCGCTTTTAGTGTCAAATTAGGGTCAGGATTTCGGGTCCGTATTCCCATCAGAAACGCGCCAACGGGTCCGTATTCCCATTAGACCTAATTAATTTGACTTCTTCacctaattatttaattaattaaatattgatatgcaataattaataaattcgCTTTCAGAGCATGCAAATTCACTTCATATATCGAAAAGAAACGTTTATCAAATTTattcttatttaaaaaaattacattaatataTTAAGTACCATCTTCTTAATTTAATCCTCATTTATTATCAAAAGTACCATCCCTACTTTAAGTCACACATCATCTCCACAATTCTCAATCATTAGCTCGTAATCTTCTCAATCATTACCAATCATTTCAAGTGGATCCATTTTTCATCAAGTACACCAAACTTTAgtttcgcatatgcgaactaaatattcatcaagtaaaccaaactttaacttcgcatgcttcgcataatatcgaatctgcgaagtcagacgggagggggcgagacgcgcgtaaatattgagggtattatgagaaagtcacacaaaatcagtctaaatatatagtaggttgagtaaatgggttaaatatgtaaatggacctccaaTTTGACctacttttgtaattttcccatataTTTAATTAGTTATTACCTTAATCAGTCAAATAGCGGATTTCTATAATCCCCTCTCAATCTTAATCCTAGTATAgtgaaataataaaataaaataacatttgatggcaattaaatataattaaattacacaaataataaaataaaatattgcaTGAAAATACCAATTCCAATTCATCCCTTTACGGAACTTTTCTCTCTCCTTTTTTGTGCCACTTCCGCTAACTTTGGAAAAACCTGCAACAACAGACAATATTGACACAGTTCCCCAAAGTTATAATTAAAACACATTTAATCCCACCAATCAATCATtgatttcatattttaatttcttaGGTCCTTCCCTAATTCAGTGTCTAATCATTGTGAGTTTCTCTATATGAAAATCTTTTTTAGTAGTAACACATCTATCAAATCCATGAAATGAGTGGGTTAGgctcaattaaattaattatagttgAGTTGAAATAAAGCCCGGCAAATAAAAGTGTCACGTGTCAAATTAAGGTTTATAGTTTTTAGGGTTTCAGAACTTTATTTCGATTAGAAACATGTCAACAGTTAAAACCCCTAAATTTATTGTGGGTCTcatcctcttttggcctaattcagGCGTTTAGGAtatcgaaaatgcgatttagtTATTTTCACGTCCTTTTAACGATTCGGAATCAATTATAAACGGGTCTAGATAAAtgagttcaagaattaaagttgtttagaaccgtATTTTGTATGAAActactattttttattttccgaaTCACAATTTCCAGAACTTTTTATATTTACTGATGACTTAAAAAACGTTAAAAATTAAAGATTCTATACAATAAAGAGTTACCTAATATATAAGCGGTGATTTTAGTTATCTaaaataatttatgatttaattGGAAAAGGAAATGGGACAGAGATTGTCCTATGTATAGTaatttatttatactttaaacttGTACATAACGCGCACAAAATCATaccattaatttatatttaataggaataaggtaccaaaatagacatatggtttttggaaagtattaatttaggctccacgtacaaaataacaccaatatatgcTTAACGTTTAGAAAagggtatcaatttaggtctcaacAACAAACACGccattcctattactccgttaagttttgatttctccctcTACTTACAATTAGCAGAACTTAACTGAGTAATAGAAATGACGTATCCAATCTGTTGTTGatacctaaattgatacctttttctaaacgttaaacctatattagtgttattttgtacgtggagcctaaattgatacttcccaaaaactATAGACCTATATAGGATTGCTAATTAATATAGGATTCTTTTATTTCAACTcaattataattaattgaatTCAACTGAGCCCAACATTAGTCCATGTAGTTGATTAATGTGctaatactaaaaaaaaatgcatgGATTCACatccattttcaatatttaaattacactataaatacagattacagttagaaataaaataagTGCACTTTAACTTTTCATAAATCTGGTATTTTTTGAAACTCTTTAAAATTCCCTTTGAGAAAGTGGGgtccctaaccctaatttgacgctttttgctttttctttaagacgtttttttccctttttttccgTATCAAATGAATTTTGTTTTTAGAGCTTATTAAtgcatgcaaaattaggttaaactGCACGAAAATCCGTAAATCGCATTTTTGagaccctagacgtccgaatttggccaaacgggggtgGGCCCACAACTtttttgtgggttttgaccgttgGTCCGTTTTTGATGGAAATGGAATCCCAGAAAACCGAAACCCTAATTTGTCACTTTTCGGCTTTTTCAAACGTTTTTTCAGTTTCAAGCGAATAAGACAatgctaaatattagagcttattattatatttcaacaattaattaattagttcaagacgtaaaatttaattggtcgaaatccatgcaaaattaggttaaaaaaataatccatgcaaaattagatTAAATACGAGCgtgaaaatcactaaatcggccttttgaggccctagacggcgGAATCAGGCCAAAAAAGGGTGGGGCCCATTGCCCTTTGGGTTGTGgatttttaccgttggcccgtttccgatgaaagtGGGGTCCCgagaccctaaccctaatttgacGCTTTTCGCTTtttctttaagacgttttttcccttttttccgtatcaagtgaatttggtttttagagcttattattacatttgaacaattaatt
The DNA window shown above is from Euphorbia lathyris chromosome 1, ddEupLath1.1, whole genome shotgun sequence and carries:
- the LOC136216420 gene encoding F-box/LRR-repeat protein At5g02910-like, which encodes MCACEFMPNVKVNWESLKSLQLDHSELGNQAIEHVLSGSPLLECLELCYCGFQGALVVASEHLKTILLREFGKNCPLLEILCLNLESLKIRGNVGSTSLKLTNLPSSLHANLDLYVLESDDISLDDSADLVEEIRKHILHVEELEIELNRLKITV